In Streptomyces sp. NBC_01381, a genomic segment contains:
- a CDS encoding PDR/VanB family oxidoreductase: MPRIRTVLLVTGAAVLAKRAMRRRIGASPLWPLPALEEPISGRPRSRALRLLVTRHETVADGVVQLRLEGEDLPPWEPGAHLDLVLPSGLVRQYSLCGDPEDTSSYTVATRLIGAEQGGRGGSREVHEQLQEGVEVEIRGPRNRFPLADAQRYVFVAGGIGITPILPMLRAVDSAGHDWRLLYTGRSCASMPFLEDVEKLGGAVDGRVTVAADDEGGQPDLAGFLSAAPPGTAVHVCGPEGLMEAVAQTLPEGCDLHLERFTPHTSLDGNASFEVELRRSGRTIEVPADSTVLAAVRAELPDTLYSCEQGFCGTCQQRVLEGEIDHRDELLTDAERADSMLICVSRANGGRIVLDM; the protein is encoded by the coding sequence ATGCCCCGCATCCGCACCGTCCTGCTCGTCACGGGCGCGGCGGTCCTCGCCAAGCGGGCCATGCGGCGGCGCATCGGCGCATCGCCGCTGTGGCCGCTGCCCGCCCTGGAGGAGCCGATATCGGGACGCCCGCGCTCGCGCGCGCTGCGGCTCCTGGTCACCCGGCACGAGACGGTCGCCGACGGTGTCGTACAACTGCGCCTGGAGGGCGAGGACTTGCCGCCCTGGGAGCCGGGCGCCCACCTCGATCTCGTGCTCCCGTCGGGTCTCGTCCGGCAGTACTCGCTGTGCGGGGACCCCGAGGACACCTCCTCGTACACCGTCGCGACCCGTCTCATCGGCGCGGAGCAGGGCGGCCGGGGCGGCTCGCGCGAGGTGCACGAGCAGCTTCAGGAGGGGGTGGAGGTCGAGATCCGCGGGCCGCGCAACCGCTTCCCGCTCGCCGACGCGCAGCGGTACGTCTTCGTCGCGGGCGGCATCGGCATCACGCCGATCCTGCCGATGCTGCGGGCCGTCGACTCGGCGGGGCATGACTGGCGGCTGCTGTACACGGGCCGGTCATGCGCCTCCATGCCCTTCCTGGAGGACGTCGAGAAGCTGGGCGGGGCGGTGGACGGCCGGGTCACGGTCGCCGCCGACGACGAGGGCGGACAGCCTGACCTGGCCGGTTTCCTCTCGGCGGCGCCGCCCGGCACCGCCGTCCATGTGTGCGGCCCCGAGGGTCTGATGGAGGCGGTCGCGCAGACGCTCCCCGAGGGCTGCGACCTGCACCTGGAGCGGTTCACGCCACACACGTCCCTGGACGGCAACGCATCCTTCGAGGTCGAACTGCGCCGCAGCGGACGGACGATCGAGGTGCCTGCCGACTCCACGGTCCTCGCCGCGGTGCGCGCGGAGCTGCCCGACACCCTGTACTCCTGCGAGCAGGGATTCTGCGGAACGTGCCAACAGCGGGTCCTGGAAGGGGAGATCGACCACCGGGACGAGCTGCTGACGGACGCGGAGCGCGCGGACTCGATGCTGATCTGTGTGTCGCGGGCGAACGGGGGCCGCATCGTCCTCGACATGTGA